The window CTGGTGTTGAATCAGAGAGGATTTGGATTTGTACTTCAGGCAGAGAGCGATGACATCTTTATTAGCTCGAGGAATCTTGGCGGTGCTATGCACGGTGACCTGGTGAAGGTGGCCGTCTTGCCGGCAACAAGGTACCATAGGAGCGAGGGAAAGGTAGTAGAAATTGTAGAACGGGGAAGCCGTCAGTTGATTGGTGTCGCCTCCAGCGAAAATGGATTTTTTACCCTGGCCATCGAACCGGCGTCTCCTCAGAGAGGAATTCGGCTTGTGAATGCTAATGACTTTGATCTCAGGGACGGCGATGCTGTCGTTGCCCGTGTGCGTGACTGGGGTGGGGCGCGACGTCCAGTTAAAGCAAAAGTGATCCAGGTGGTCGGATCCATTTTCGAGCCGGAAGATGATATGCAGATTGTCTGCCACAAATTCGATCTTGACTCCGCATTTCCTGAAAAGGTCCTCAGGGAAAGTGAACGATTCGGGCAGAAGGATATAGAGAAAGAATTGCAAATACGCACAGATCTGAGAGATCTAGCCTGTTTCACAATCGATCCTGAGAATGCGCGTGATTTTGATGATGCAGTATCGCTTGAGAAGGATGAAGAGGGCAATCTTGTCATGGGCGTGCACATAGCCGATGTAAGTTCTTTTGTGGCGCAAGGGTCTGAGCTCGATAGGGAAGCAAGAAACAGGGGTACTTCCGTCTATTTTGCAGAGGGGACAGTCCACATGCTGCCTGAGTCGTTATCAGCGAAAATTTGTTCACTACTCCCCAATGAAGATCGGCTGGCCCTGTCGGTACTTATGACGCTCGATAAGAACAATGATGTGAAAGGCTCAGAATTCCACCGGTCAGTTATCCGAACGGCGAAACGATTCAGCTACCGGGAGGTTCAAGCCATATTTGATGGGAAACAAGAATCGAGACATGCCGCCAAACTGAAAGAGATGTATGCGACGGCGGAGACTTTGCTCCATAAGAGACACGAGGCGGGTAGCATCGATTTTGACATACCTGAACCGATCTTTCGTTTCCAGAATGGTGGCATTCCACATGAAATCCATCCCAGTGAGCGATTGGACAGTCACCGGCTGATAGAGGAATTTATGCTACTGGCTAACCGCATGGTGGCTGAGAAAGTCAGCAGGGAGATGCCTACCAAACCGTTTATTTTCAGGATTCATGACAAGCCTACAAAAGCCGATATGGAAAGGTTGCTAGATATAGTCAAAAGACTCAATCTTCTTGACAGTGCTTCCTCGAGTCAAGATTCAAAGTATATCAGGAGGCTTCTGGCAGAGGTCGAAGATTCACCATACAAGCCGCTGATTGAAAATCTGGCTCTGAGGACAATGACGAAGGCTATCTACTCAGTCGAGAACAGAGGGCATTACGGACTGGCTTTCAAGTTCTATACCCATTTTACTTCTCCCATCAGAAGGTATCCCGATCTGATGGTTCACCGGTTTCTGAAGACTCACTTCTTTAAAGTGAAAGATGTTCATGCAGTTTCTTCGTCGAACCTCAAGTCGATCGCCAAAAATGCCACCGAGACGGAAATCCGGGCCCTTGAAGCCGAGCGGGACTACATTAAGATCAAGCAAATTCGTTGGCTTTCTCAACATATTGGGGAAAAATTTGAGGGTATCATTTCTGGTGTTATTAGCAAAGGATTCTTCGTAAAACTCAAGGATGCAATGGTTGAAGGTTTCGTGAATATCGCCACTATTCCTAATGATTCATACAGCTATGACGAGACAAGATTTGTCATTATCGGAAGGCAGTGGAAAGAAGAATATCAGATTGGTCGGCAGGTAACAATCAGGGTGCAGGACGTTACGGTGGAAAAACGTCAGGCGAACTTCGAACTTGTAGTTTGATGACTGGCCGTACGCTGACAGCTATTTTTGTTCTGACCGCAATCGTTTTTGCGGTCTCTTGCTCCTACAAGCCGCGCTCGAGCGGCGCTGACAATGAGATCGTTGTTGTAATCTCTTTTGAAGACCGCCGCTTTGTGGAACCGCTGATTGACTCCATCTTTGGCCGCGTCATCTACACACCGGAGGCGGAACGTTTCTTTGATATCGTATATGTTACTCCGGAACAGTTTGAAGAGTATAAGGTCAGAACGAATATCGTTATTGCCGCGCTGTTTTCAGTTGTGGATACAACTGCAGATGTGCTGGTCAGAAACATTCTTCCTGAAAACCAGGTAGAAATGATCCGGCGCGGGGAACAGAATATCTTTGCCAAGCGGGATTTTCTAGCCAGAAATCAGGTTTTCGCAGTTCTGGCCGCTAATAGTGATAAGGAGCTGGCTAAAGCTGTTCAGATTAAAGGCAGATGGCTGTTCGATCAATTTGATTCTGGGTTTCTCGAAAGACAGGCTAAACATATGTACAAAAGGATGGAGCAGAAGGAACTGGCGGACGAATTGTGGCAGAAATACAAATGGAAGATGAGAATTCAACACGATTATGTGATGATCAAAGAGCAGCCGCAGAGGAACTTTATCTGGTTTGGCCGATCCTTTCCCTACCGCTGGCTATCAGTTCAGTGGGTGGATCATCCTGTCACAAAAGCAGTGGATAGTCAAATCGCGGCAGATATGATACATGACTATCCATCGGTCTACTACAAAACAGTAAACTTTACCCATTATTATGAAAAGATTGAGGAGACAACGTTCAAAGGCCGCAAGGCGTGGCGCGCAGAAGGGTTGTGGGAGCACAAGAAAGATATTAAAGGAGGCCCCTATGTATCATATATATTTTACGATGAGCGGACTGACAGAATATATCATATCAATTACCTGATTCATCACCCTTCGGGGAAAAAGATGTTGTCACTACGCCAGATGGACATTATGATCCGCACCTTCGCTACTGATCCAGCTTAACGACCATCGGTCATATCGCCTTTTATACAGGTTGTAGAGAGAAAGACATTATCATAAATTCCTTTAGAAAGGTCTGATCCTGACGATTGCTGAACGGATAGAAACTTATGTCGCGACGGATATTAATAACAGGAGCCTTCGGGCAGCTCGGAGAGGCTGTCATTCATGAGCTGCATCCCCACTTCGAGTTGACAGTCACGGGGCTAAACGTTCCTGAAAACTTTTCCCATAACTGTGACACAGCCACTCTCGACATCACAGACCGGACTTCAACAAGAAACTGTGTCAAGAAGATCGATCCTGATGTTGTCGTTCACTTGGCATCGCACACAAATGTAGATGGTTGCGAGCAGAACAAGGAGAAGGCATGGCAGGTGAATGTAGTAGGCACTGAGAATCTCGTCGATTCAATCAGAGAGACCTCCGCTAAGTTTATTCTCATCTCGTCTGACTACATCTTCAACGGTAAGTCAGGGCCTTACGACGAATCGGCCATCCCAGATCCAATTAACTATTATGGTAAGACAAAGCTGGCTGCCGAAAACGCTGTTCGCGGCAGTGGTAGCCACTGGGTGATTATCCGAACCATTGTTCTTTACGGTAAATCATCAAAATCGGAATCAAGTTTTGTCAACTGGGTTGTATCTTCTCTTGAGGCCAGCAAGAATATCACGGTTGTTAATGATCAGTGGGGGAATCCTACCTGGACCGGAGGATTAGCTGAGGCTATTAAAATGAGTATCATACTCGATATCCGCGGAATCTTTAATTATGGCGGTGCTGAGTATTTGACTCGTTTTGAATTTGCGCGCAAGATTGCCGAAGTATTCTCACTGGACGTATCACTCATTTCACCCACCACCACAGAAACGCTGGGACAAGCAGCTCCCCGGCCGCTCAAGAGCGGTCTTGTAACAGAAAAAGTGGAGGAAATATTGGGTCTGCGTACATATAGCACAGGATATTGCCTCAGGAAGGTCAAAGAGGGGATTGTCGTTTGAAAACGCTTATCGTCACGCCCACTTTCAACGAGCGCAAAAACATTGGTGAGCTTGTTGAAAAACTTTTCACCATTAACAGTAACTATCATATTCTCGTTGTTGATGACAGCTCTCCTGATGGGACGGCAGACCTGGTGAATGAACTAAAGAATAATTATCCCAATATTCACCTGATGTCACGTAGTGAGAAGCTGGGATTAGGCACAGCTTATATTGAGGGATTCAAGTATGCACTGGAGAAAGATTTTGATTGTGTAGTTCAGATGGATGCCGATATGTCTCACAATCCTGATGATGTTCCGCGGCTGATTGCGGCTATTGATGCCAACGATCTGGTCCTCGGCAGTCGTTACTACGACGGTGTGAATGTGGTCAACTGGCCCATCAGGCGCCTGATAATCAGTTACAGCGCAAATCTCTACTCAAGGATTGTCACCC is drawn from Candidatus Neomarinimicrobiota bacterium and contains these coding sequences:
- the rnr gene encoding ribonuclease R, which codes for MRTKILAAFKKHPEYIFRKRELARRLSVKREGYRKFSDQLQKLEKEGVLLRVRGGGYLWAEKSGKVQGRLVLNQRGFGFVLQAESDDIFISSRNLGGAMHGDLVKVAVLPATRYHRSEGKVVEIVERGSRQLIGVASSENGFFTLAIEPASPQRGIRLVNANDFDLRDGDAVVARVRDWGGARRPVKAKVIQVVGSIFEPEDDMQIVCHKFDLDSAFPEKVLRESERFGQKDIEKELQIRTDLRDLACFTIDPENARDFDDAVSLEKDEEGNLVMGVHIADVSSFVAQGSELDREARNRGTSVYFAEGTVHMLPESLSAKICSLLPNEDRLALSVLMTLDKNNDVKGSEFHRSVIRTAKRFSYREVQAIFDGKQESRHAAKLKEMYATAETLLHKRHEAGSIDFDIPEPIFRFQNGGIPHEIHPSERLDSHRLIEEFMLLANRMVAEKVSREMPTKPFIFRIHDKPTKADMERLLDIVKRLNLLDSASSSQDSKYIRRLLAEVEDSPYKPLIENLALRTMTKAIYSVENRGHYGLAFKFYTHFTSPIRRYPDLMVHRFLKTHFFKVKDVHAVSSSNLKSIAKNATETEIRALEAERDYIKIKQIRWLSQHIGEKFEGIISGVISKGFFVKLKDAMVEGFVNIATIPNDSYSYDETRFVIIGRQWKEEYQIGRQVTIRVQDVTVEKRQANFELVV
- a CDS encoding DUF4837 family protein; this encodes MTGRTLTAIFVLTAIVFAVSCSYKPRSSGADNEIVVVISFEDRRFVEPLIDSIFGRVIYTPEAERFFDIVYVTPEQFEEYKVRTNIVIAALFSVVDTTADVLVRNILPENQVEMIRRGEQNIFAKRDFLARNQVFAVLAANSDKELAKAVQIKGRWLFDQFDSGFLERQAKHMYKRMEQKELADELWQKYKWKMRIQHDYVMIKEQPQRNFIWFGRSFPYRWLSVQWVDHPVTKAVDSQIAADMIHDYPSVYYKTVNFTHYYEKIEETTFKGRKAWRAEGLWEHKKDIKGGPYVSYIFYDERTDRIYHINYLIHHPSGKKMLSLRQMDIMIRTFATDPA
- a CDS encoding NAD(P)-dependent oxidoreductase, which codes for MSRRILITGAFGQLGEAVIHELHPHFELTVTGLNVPENFSHNCDTATLDITDRTSTRNCVKKIDPDVVVHLASHTNVDGCEQNKEKAWQVNVVGTENLVDSIRETSAKFILISSDYIFNGKSGPYDESAIPDPINYYGKTKLAAENAVRGSGSHWVIIRTIVLYGKSSKSESSFVNWVVSSLEASKNITVVNDQWGNPTWTGGLAEAIKMSIILDIRGIFNYGGAEYLTRFEFARKIAEVFSLDVSLISPTTTETLGQAAPRPLKSGLVTEKVEEILGLRTYSTGYCLRKVKEGIVV
- a CDS encoding polyprenol monophosphomannose synthase, with the protein product MKTLIVTPTFNERKNIGELVEKLFTINSNYHILVVDDSSPDGTADLVNELKNNYPNIHLMSRSEKLGLGTAYIEGFKYALEKDFDCVVQMDADMSHNPDDVPRLIAAIDANDLVLGSRYYDGVNVVNWPIRRLIISYSANLYSRIVTRLPVKDATGGFKCWRREVLKAIDLDSIKSQGYSFQIEMTFRAWLKGYRIKEIPIIFVDRTVGESKMTKKIMLEAAIMIFRLRVWKIFGWHK